GCTCTATTTCATGACTTCGGCCGGCGGCCTGGTCCGGGCCGAGGCCTTCCGCGGCCGCGACGCCGTGGTCTCCGGCCCGGCCGGCGGAGTGGTGGGCGTGGGGCGCGCGGCCCAGATGGCCGGCGCGCCCCAAACGCTCGGCTTCGACATGGGCGGCACCTCCACCGACGTCTGCCGCTACGCCGGCAGCCTGGAGCGGCGCGACACCGCCAGGGTGGCCGGGGTGCGGCTGCGCAGCCCCATGCTGGACGTGGAGACCGTGGCGGCCGGCGGCGGCTCGATCCTGGCCTTCGACGGCCTGCGCGCCCGGGTGGGGCCGCAGAGCGCCGGCGCCGATCCCGGCCCCGCCGCCTACGGCCGCGGCGGCCCGGCCACAGTCACCGACGCCAACCTGATCCTGGGCCGCCTGGACCCGCGCTTCTTCCCCTCGATCTTCGGACCCAGGGGCGACGCGCCGCTGGACGTCGCCGCGGCCCGCGCGGCCATCGCCAGGCTGGCCCAGGCCATGGGCTCGTCCAGCGCCGAGGCCGCCGCCGAGGGCTTCGTGGCCATCGCCGTCGAGCAGATGGCCCGCGCCACCGACCGCATCTCCACCGAGCGCGGCTTCGATCCACGCGACCATGCGCTGACCGCCTTCGGCGGCGCCGCGGGCCAGGTGGCCTGCGAGGTCGCCGACGCGCTGGGCCCCTGGCAGGTGCTCTGTCCCCGCTACGGCAGTGTCCTCTCGGCCTGGGGCATCGGCCAGGCGGAGGTGACCAGCCTGCGCCAGATGGGCCTCGACGCCGTGCTCGACGAGGCCGGCCTGGCCCGCGCCCGGACTCTGGCGGTCGAGGTCGAGGCCCAGGCCCGCGCGGCCCTCGCCGACCAGGGCGCCGAAGCCTCCGAGGTCCGCCGCACCCTGCGCCTGCGCTACGACGGCGCCGACGCCCAGATCTCCATCCCGCTCGGCCCGCTCGCCGAGGTGAAGACCGCCTTCGAAGCCGGCCACCAGCGCCTGTTCGGCTTCATCGAGGCTGGGCTCCCCATCGTCATCGCCACGGTGGAGGTGGAGGCGGTTTCAAGATCCGCTCATCCCGGCGAAGGCCGGGACCCAGATTCACCCACCGTGCCGGCAGTCCAATCTTCCCCTGCAGAGACCTACGACCTGGGTCCCGGCCTTCGCCGGGACGAGCGGGTGAGGATGTTCTTCCACGGCGCCTGGCACGACGCCCCGGTCATCCCGGCCGACGCGCTCATCGAAACCGCCGGCCCGGCCCTCATCGTCCGCCCCGACACCCAGATCGCCCTCTCTCCCGGCTGGATCGCCACCGCCGGCGCGGACGGCCTCATCCGCCTGGACCGCGCCCAGCACATCGTCACCGCCGAGCTCACCCTCGACCGCCCCGACCCGGTCACCCTGGAGCTGTTCAACAAGCGCTTCATGGGCGTGGCCGAGGCCATGGGCGCGGCGCTGGAGCGCACGGCCCATTCGGTCAACATCAAGGAGCGGCTCGACTTCTCCTGCGCCCTGTTCGACTCGGGCGGCGGCCTGGTGGCCAACGCCCCGCACATGCCGGTCCACCTGGGCTCCATGGGCGCCAGCGTCCGCGCCGTGCGCGATCGCCACCCGGACCTCAAGCCCGGCGAGGCCTACGCGCTCAACAACCCCTATGCCGGCGGCACCCATCTGCCGGACATCACCGTGGTCATGCCGATCTTCATGGGCGCAGGGCGCTTAGATGCTCCCCCTCTGGGGGAGCTGTCGCCGAAGACGACTGAGGGGGACTTTGACTCTCTTTCCGGGGCTTCAACCCCCTCCGTCTCTTCGCTTCGCTCCGAGCCACCTCCCCCAGAAGGGGAGGATCTTGAGCAGCCCGCCTTCTACGTCGCCGCCCGCGGCCACCATGCCGATGTGGGCGGGGTCCAGCCCGGCTCCATGCCGCCCTTCTCCCACACCCTGGACGAGGAGGGCGTTCTCCTGGACGCCCTGCCGATCATGCGGGGCGGCAAGTTCCTGGAGGCGCAGACCCGCGCGGCCCTCGGCTCGGGCCGATGGCCCTCCCGCGCGCCCGATCGCAACATCGCCGACCTCAAGGCCCAGATCGCCGCCTGCCAGGCCGGCGCAGCCTCGGTCCGGACCATGATCGAGACCTATGGCGGCCCTGCCGTCGCCGCCTACATGACCTTCGTCCAGCAGAACGCCGCGGCCTCGGTCCGCCGGGCCATCGGCAAGCTCTCCGACGGCGAGGCCCGCGTCCCCATGGACGGCGGCGGCGAGATCGTGGTGCGCACCACCGTCGACGCGGCCAGGGGCGAGGCGACCCTCGACTTCCGCGAATCCGCCGACCAGCTCGGCTCCAACTTCAACGCCCCCTCGGCCATCGTCGACGCCGCGGCGCTCTACGTGTTCCGCACCCTGGTGGACGACGACATCCCGCTGAACGCCGGCTGCCTGGAGCCCCTGCGCA
This genomic stretch from Phenylobacterium sp. LH3H17 harbors:
- a CDS encoding hydantoinase B/oxoprolinase family protein translates to MDRLWSFWIDRGGTFTDVIGRGPDGSELSLKLLSASPSYEDAAVEAMRRTLGARPGEPFPAARVEAIKMGTTVATNALLERSGARTLFVTTQGFADSLVIGDQARPDLFALNIVRPEPLYSGVAEALERLAADGAVVTPLDAEALAGKLAAARAQGFTSAAIAFLHADLNPAHEIVAGELARAAGFDFVALSHEVSPLPRFIPRAETTVADAYLTPILQAYVQRVAQAVAGAPLYFMTSAGGLVRAEAFRGRDAVVSGPAGGVVGVGRAAQMAGAPQTLGFDMGGTSTDVCRYAGSLERRDTARVAGVRLRSPMLDVETVAAGGGSILAFDGLRARVGPQSAGADPGPAAYGRGGPATVTDANLILGRLDPRFFPSIFGPRGDAPLDVAAARAAIARLAQAMGSSSAEAAAEGFVAIAVEQMARATDRISTERGFDPRDHALTAFGGAAGQVACEVADALGPWQVLCPRYGSVLSAWGIGQAEVTSLRQMGLDAVLDEAGLARARTLAVEVEAQARAALADQGAEASEVRRTLRLRYDGADAQISIPLGPLAEVKTAFEAGHQRLFGFIEAGLPIVIATVEVEAVSRSAHPGEGRDPDSPTVPAVQSSPAETYDLGPGLRRDERVRMFFHGAWHDAPVIPADALIETAGPALIVRPDTQIALSPGWIATAGADGLIRLDRAQHIVTAELTLDRPDPVTLELFNKRFMGVAEAMGAALERTAHSVNIKERLDFSCALFDSGGGLVANAPHMPVHLGSMGASVRAVRDRHPDLKPGEAYALNNPYAGGTHLPDITVVMPIFMGAGRLDAPPLGELSPKTTEGDFDSLSGASTPSVSSLRSEPPPPEGEDLEQPAFYVAARGHHADVGGVQPGSMPPFSHTLDEEGVLLDALPIMRGGKFLEAQTRAALGSGRWPSRAPDRNIADLKAQIAACQAGAASVRTMIETYGGPAVAAYMTFVQQNAAASVRRAIGKLSDGEARVPMDGGGEIVVRTTVDAARGEATLDFRESADQLGSNFNAPSAIVDAAALYVFRTLVDDDIPLNAGCLEPLRILTREGSMLAPKYPAAVVAGNVETSQHVVDALYAALGVMANAQGSMNNFTFGDEDRQYYETICGGAGATAHRAGTSAVHTHMTNSRLTDPEILERRFPVRVEAFAIRHGSAGPGAMAGGEGAFRRVRFLAPMEAALLSTRREHAPQGIAGGGAALPGRQRLIERSGAVKELPGCFSITVQPGDVIEIETPGGGGFGRSAA